One Siniperca chuatsi isolate FFG_IHB_CAS linkage group LG3, ASM2008510v1, whole genome shotgun sequence genomic region harbors:
- the pex6 gene encoding peroxisome assembly factor 2 isoform X1, whose product MAAQVELCCLESFPSHLSPLDVLILKCHLDSVFQNDNDPPTVLFTPQRPQRSGRPGILLRVHPTTEEETADCGGGNSPRAESGSRVRLFTSRHFLRHHGLQRLGSTGTVRALEPVSLDRVVLGARSRQSLRWAGAERFSGGLLELCRPGQWLLARQGDPLLLPPHPLLGDDPGQELLVLDCSPVAQGRITADTSLVLTDCWDSADPPGAPPPCRPLRLCVSDFAHYADGLGGGRSLLDNRKLLGSGFSGVLRALECRVDVRVGDARRRLGVGGRRGAVDPDSCVLVSKQLLLRLGLFNQEWVKLSRPGGSSRPPAGQTEVRGGVCRERLVSVLVADLRQSPDLNQNHDEVGFISATLWFNMTEGEEIPENSCTLRLKRWRPSPPADGGRRSDSFCRSASPPFASELHIQPVVSPLCSDLRCYDALLSEHFRTPRLVSQGDILTVPAENHPDLLENSSDGIHRCPVLFFRVQAVCPSAEGGGGGGEEEAGGAHLADRLHTSLYMRASTNSPVPCCSVEGASLWSGLSPPGLHKTVDLISSIVLPHLHHSSSLSGCTVLLHGAAGSGKVTAVSAASRRLNLHLLKVDCVSVCADTPAASEAKLTSVFQRADALQPCILLLRNLQLLLKPRGGAEEDGRVPAALCQLLHSAPTSVVVVATVCRPRDLSAGVVAAFVHQVAMESPTEEQRRSMLVSLSRDLHLGRDVNLERLSKLTAGFVLGDLSALLVEAGRAACRRLIHTCAGRQEEDLCSSGVTIMNQDFTSALETLQDAQSKAIGAPKIPAVRWEDVGGLQQVKKEILDTVQLPLQRPELLSLGLNRTGVLLYGPPGTGKTLLAKAVATECSMTFLSVKGPELINMYVGQSEENIREVFCRARSAAPCVVFFDELDSLAPSRGRSGDSGGVMDRVVSQLLAELDALHSSVGVFVIGATNRPDLLDQSLLRPGRFDKLVYVGMSEDRVSQLQVLQAILRKFQLDSAVDLQEVLDRCPAHMTGADLYALCSDAMTAAIKRKISLIDDGLDSEDSPVLVSVEDFSAALENFRPSVSDQELLRYRNIQQKLSAK is encoded by the exons ATGGCGGCGCAGGTAGAGTTGTGTTGTTTGGAGAGTTTTCCCTCGCACCTGAGCCCTCTGGATGTTTTGATATTAAAATGTCACCTGGATTCAGTTTTCCAGAATGACAACGACCCTCCGACCGTCCTCTTCACCCCGCAGCGGCCTCAGCGCTCCGGGAGGCCGGGCATTTTACTGCGCGTTCACCCGACCACCGAGGAGGAGACTGCGGACTGCGGAGGAGGAAACTCCCCCAGAGCCGAGTCCGGGAGCCGGGTCCGGCTGTTCACCAGCCGCCACTTCCTGCGGCACCACGGGCTCCAGCGGCTCGGCAGCACGGGGACTGTCCGGGCTCTGGAGCCGGTCAGCCTGGACAGAGTGGTGCTCGGAGCCCGCAGCAGGCAGAGCCTCCGCTGGGCCGGAGCTGAGCGGTTCTCCGGCGGGCTGCTGGAGCTCTGCCGCCCGGGACAGTGGCTGCTGGCCCGGCAGGGAGACCCGCTGCTGCTTCCCCCACACCCGCTGCTGGGAGACGACCCGGGACAG GAGCTGCTGGTTTTGGACTGCAGTCCTGTAGCGCAGGGACGGATCACAGCCGACACGTCTCTGGTTCTGACAGACTGCTGGGACTCGGCGGACCCCCCGGGCGCCCCCCCGCCCTGCCGCCCGCTCAGGCTGTGCGTGTCGGACTTCGCTCATTACGCCGACGGCCTCGGAGGGGGGCGATCTCTTCTGGACAACAGGAAGCTGCTGGGCTCGGGGTTCTCGGGCGTCCTGCGGGCGCTGGAGTGCAGGGTGGACGTCCGCGTGGGGGACGCTCGGAGACGGCTCGGGGTCGGAGGTCGGCGGGGCGCCGTGGACCCGGACAGCTGCGTGTTGGTGAGCAAGCAGCTGCTTCTCAGGCTGGGGCTGTTTAACCAGGAGTGGGTGAAGCTGTCCAGGCCCGGCGGGTCCTCCAGACCGCCTGCGGGCCAGACCGAGGTCAGGGGGGGCGTCTGCAGAGAGCGGCTGGTCTCCGTGCTGGTGGCGGATTTAAGGCAGAGTCCAGACCTGAACCAGAACCACGATGAAGTCGGTTTCATATCAGCAACTCTGTGGTTCAACATGACGGAAGGAGAAGAAATCCCCGAGAACAGCTGCACACTGAGGCtgaag AGGTGGAGGCCGTCTCCTCCGGCGGACGGCGGCCGGCGCTCGGACAGTTTCTGCCGCTCAGCTTCTCCACCGTTCGCCAGCGAGCTTCACATCCAGCCGGTGGTGTCTCCGCTGTGCAGCGACCTCCGCTGCTACGACGCGCTGCTGTCCGAACACTTCCGGACGCCCAG gCTGGTCTCGCAGGGCGACATCCTGACGGTTCCAGCTGAAAACCATCCAGACCTGCTGGAGAACAGTTCAGACGGGATACACAG GTGTCCAGTGCTGTTCTTCAGAGTGCAGGCGGTGTGTCCgtctgcagagggaggaggaggaggaggagaagaagaagcaggaggagctcaCCTGGCCGACAGACTGCACACCTCACTCTAcatg CGAGCGTCCACCAACAGCCCCGTCCCCTGCTGCTCTGTGGAGGGAGCGTCTCTGTGGAGCGGTCTGTCTCCACCAGGCCTCCACAAGACCGTCGACCTCATCAGCAGCATCGTCCTCCCACACCTGCACCACAG CAGCTCTCTGTCCGGTTGCACCGTCCTGCTTCACGGCGCCGCAGGAAGTGGGAAGGTGACAGCGGTCAGCGCGGCGAGTCGCAGACTGAACCTCCACCTGCTGAAG GtggactgtgtgagtgtgtgcgctGACACTCCTGCAGCCTCGGAGGCGAAGCTGACCTCGGTGTTTCAGCGGGCCGACGCCCTGCAGCCCTGCATCCTGCTGCTCAGGAACCTGCAGCTCCTGCTCAAACCTCGAGGTGGCGCCGAGGAGGACGGCAGGGTCCCGGCCGCGCTCTGCCAGCTGCTCCACAGCGCCCCCACCAG tgtggtggtggtggcgacGGTCTGCAGACCTCGGGATCTGTCTGCAGGTGTCGTGGCGGCGTTTGTCCACCAGGTGGCGATGGAGAGCCCCACTGAGGAGCAGCGGCGCTCCATGCTGGTCAGCCTGAGCCGAGACCTTCACCTGGGGAGGGACGTCAACCTGGAGAGACTCTCCAAACTCACTGCA ggTTTTGTGTTGGGGGATCTGAGTGCTCTGCTGGTTGAGGCGGGTCGAGCCGCCTGCAGGAGGCTGATTCACACCTG TGCTGGCCGGCAGGAGGAGGATCTGTGCTCCAGCGGAGTGACCATCATGAACCAGGACTTCACCTCCGCCCTGGAGACCCTGCAGGACGCCCAGTCCAAGGCCATCGGAGCCCCCAAG ATCCCCGCTGTGCGTTGGGAGGATGTTGGAGGTCTGCAGCAGGTGAAGAAAGAGATCCTGGACACAGTTCAGCTTCCTCTGCAGCGTCCAGAGCTCCTGTCTCTGGGTCTGAACCGGACCGGAGTCCTGCTGTACGGACCACCAGGAACGGGGAAAACTCTGCTGGCCAAAGCCGTGGCTACTGAGTGCTCCATGACCTTCCTCAG tgttaaaGGTCCAGAGCTCATCAACATGTACGTGGGTCAGAGTGAGGAGAACATCAGAGAAG TGTTCTGCAGAGCGCGCTCAGCAGCTCCCTGTGTCGTCTTCTTTGacgagctggactctctggctccCAGCAGGGGGCGCAGCGGAGACTCAGGAGGGGTGATGGACAG GGTCGTGTCCCAGCTGCTGGCCGAGCTCGACGCTCTGCACTCGTCTGTCGGGGTTTTTGTGATCGGAGCCACAAACCGTCCAGACCTGCTGGACCAATCACTGCTGAGGCCCGGCAG GTTTGATAAGCTGGTCTACGTTGGAATGAGCGAGGACCGAGTCTCTCAGCTGCAGGTTCTGCAGGCCATCCTCAGAAA GTTCCAGCTGGACTCCGCCGTGGACCTGCAGGAGGTGCTGGACCGCTGCCCCGCTCACATGACCGGCGCTGACCTGTACGCGCTCTGTTCGGACGCCATGACGGCCGCCATCAAGAGGAAGATCTCGCTCATCGACGACG gtctgGACTCGGAGGACTCTCCCGTCCTCGTCTCCGTTGAGGATTTCTCTGCGGCGCTGGAAAACTTCAGGCCGTCTGTTTCCGACCAGGAGCTGCTGCGATACCGAAACATTCAACAGAAACTCTCTGCGAAGTAG
- the pex6 gene encoding peroxisome assembly factor 2 isoform X2: MAAQVELCCLESFPSHLSPLDVLILKCHLDSVFQNDNDPPTVLFTPQRPQRSGRPGILLRVHPTTEEETADCGGGNSPRAESGSRVRLFTSRHFLRHHGLQRLGSTGTVRALEPVSLDRVVLGARSRQSLRWAGAERFSGGLLELCRPGQWLLARQGDPLLLPPHPLLGDDPGQELLVLDCSPVAQGRITADTSLVLTDCWDSADPPGAPPPCRPLRLCVSDFAHYADGLGGGRSLLDNRKLLGSGFSGVLRALECRVDVRVGDARRRLGVGGRRGAVDPDSCVLVSKQLLLRLGLFNQEWVKLSRPGGSSRPPAGQTEVRGGVCRERLVSVLVADLRQSPDLNQNHDEVGFISATLWFNMTEGEEIPENSCTLRLKRWRPSPPADGGRRSDSFCRSASPPFASELHIQPVVSPLCSDLRCYDALLSEHFRTPRLVSQGDILTVPAENHPDLLENSSDGIHRCPVLFFRVQAVCPSAEGGGGGGEEEAGGAHLADRLHTSLYMRASTNSPVPCCSVEGASLWSGLSPPGLHKTVDLISSIVLPHLHHSSLSGCTVLLHGAAGSGKVTAVSAASRRLNLHLLKVDCVSVCADTPAASEAKLTSVFQRADALQPCILLLRNLQLLLKPRGGAEEDGRVPAALCQLLHSAPTSVVVVATVCRPRDLSAGVVAAFVHQVAMESPTEEQRRSMLVSLSRDLHLGRDVNLERLSKLTAGFVLGDLSALLVEAGRAACRRLIHTCAGRQEEDLCSSGVTIMNQDFTSALETLQDAQSKAIGAPKIPAVRWEDVGGLQQVKKEILDTVQLPLQRPELLSLGLNRTGVLLYGPPGTGKTLLAKAVATECSMTFLSVKGPELINMYVGQSEENIREVFCRARSAAPCVVFFDELDSLAPSRGRSGDSGGVMDRVVSQLLAELDALHSSVGVFVIGATNRPDLLDQSLLRPGRFDKLVYVGMSEDRVSQLQVLQAILRKFQLDSAVDLQEVLDRCPAHMTGADLYALCSDAMTAAIKRKISLIDDGLDSEDSPVLVSVEDFSAALENFRPSVSDQELLRYRNIQQKLSAK, translated from the exons ATGGCGGCGCAGGTAGAGTTGTGTTGTTTGGAGAGTTTTCCCTCGCACCTGAGCCCTCTGGATGTTTTGATATTAAAATGTCACCTGGATTCAGTTTTCCAGAATGACAACGACCCTCCGACCGTCCTCTTCACCCCGCAGCGGCCTCAGCGCTCCGGGAGGCCGGGCATTTTACTGCGCGTTCACCCGACCACCGAGGAGGAGACTGCGGACTGCGGAGGAGGAAACTCCCCCAGAGCCGAGTCCGGGAGCCGGGTCCGGCTGTTCACCAGCCGCCACTTCCTGCGGCACCACGGGCTCCAGCGGCTCGGCAGCACGGGGACTGTCCGGGCTCTGGAGCCGGTCAGCCTGGACAGAGTGGTGCTCGGAGCCCGCAGCAGGCAGAGCCTCCGCTGGGCCGGAGCTGAGCGGTTCTCCGGCGGGCTGCTGGAGCTCTGCCGCCCGGGACAGTGGCTGCTGGCCCGGCAGGGAGACCCGCTGCTGCTTCCCCCACACCCGCTGCTGGGAGACGACCCGGGACAG GAGCTGCTGGTTTTGGACTGCAGTCCTGTAGCGCAGGGACGGATCACAGCCGACACGTCTCTGGTTCTGACAGACTGCTGGGACTCGGCGGACCCCCCGGGCGCCCCCCCGCCCTGCCGCCCGCTCAGGCTGTGCGTGTCGGACTTCGCTCATTACGCCGACGGCCTCGGAGGGGGGCGATCTCTTCTGGACAACAGGAAGCTGCTGGGCTCGGGGTTCTCGGGCGTCCTGCGGGCGCTGGAGTGCAGGGTGGACGTCCGCGTGGGGGACGCTCGGAGACGGCTCGGGGTCGGAGGTCGGCGGGGCGCCGTGGACCCGGACAGCTGCGTGTTGGTGAGCAAGCAGCTGCTTCTCAGGCTGGGGCTGTTTAACCAGGAGTGGGTGAAGCTGTCCAGGCCCGGCGGGTCCTCCAGACCGCCTGCGGGCCAGACCGAGGTCAGGGGGGGCGTCTGCAGAGAGCGGCTGGTCTCCGTGCTGGTGGCGGATTTAAGGCAGAGTCCAGACCTGAACCAGAACCACGATGAAGTCGGTTTCATATCAGCAACTCTGTGGTTCAACATGACGGAAGGAGAAGAAATCCCCGAGAACAGCTGCACACTGAGGCtgaag AGGTGGAGGCCGTCTCCTCCGGCGGACGGCGGCCGGCGCTCGGACAGTTTCTGCCGCTCAGCTTCTCCACCGTTCGCCAGCGAGCTTCACATCCAGCCGGTGGTGTCTCCGCTGTGCAGCGACCTCCGCTGCTACGACGCGCTGCTGTCCGAACACTTCCGGACGCCCAG gCTGGTCTCGCAGGGCGACATCCTGACGGTTCCAGCTGAAAACCATCCAGACCTGCTGGAGAACAGTTCAGACGGGATACACAG GTGTCCAGTGCTGTTCTTCAGAGTGCAGGCGGTGTGTCCgtctgcagagggaggaggaggaggaggagaagaagaagcaggaggagctcaCCTGGCCGACAGACTGCACACCTCACTCTAcatg CGAGCGTCCACCAACAGCCCCGTCCCCTGCTGCTCTGTGGAGGGAGCGTCTCTGTGGAGCGGTCTGTCTCCACCAGGCCTCCACAAGACCGTCGACCTCATCAGCAGCATCGTCCTCCCACACCTGCACCACAG CTCTCTGTCCGGTTGCACCGTCCTGCTTCACGGCGCCGCAGGAAGTGGGAAGGTGACAGCGGTCAGCGCGGCGAGTCGCAGACTGAACCTCCACCTGCTGAAG GtggactgtgtgagtgtgtgcgctGACACTCCTGCAGCCTCGGAGGCGAAGCTGACCTCGGTGTTTCAGCGGGCCGACGCCCTGCAGCCCTGCATCCTGCTGCTCAGGAACCTGCAGCTCCTGCTCAAACCTCGAGGTGGCGCCGAGGAGGACGGCAGGGTCCCGGCCGCGCTCTGCCAGCTGCTCCACAGCGCCCCCACCAG tgtggtggtggtggcgacGGTCTGCAGACCTCGGGATCTGTCTGCAGGTGTCGTGGCGGCGTTTGTCCACCAGGTGGCGATGGAGAGCCCCACTGAGGAGCAGCGGCGCTCCATGCTGGTCAGCCTGAGCCGAGACCTTCACCTGGGGAGGGACGTCAACCTGGAGAGACTCTCCAAACTCACTGCA ggTTTTGTGTTGGGGGATCTGAGTGCTCTGCTGGTTGAGGCGGGTCGAGCCGCCTGCAGGAGGCTGATTCACACCTG TGCTGGCCGGCAGGAGGAGGATCTGTGCTCCAGCGGAGTGACCATCATGAACCAGGACTTCACCTCCGCCCTGGAGACCCTGCAGGACGCCCAGTCCAAGGCCATCGGAGCCCCCAAG ATCCCCGCTGTGCGTTGGGAGGATGTTGGAGGTCTGCAGCAGGTGAAGAAAGAGATCCTGGACACAGTTCAGCTTCCTCTGCAGCGTCCAGAGCTCCTGTCTCTGGGTCTGAACCGGACCGGAGTCCTGCTGTACGGACCACCAGGAACGGGGAAAACTCTGCTGGCCAAAGCCGTGGCTACTGAGTGCTCCATGACCTTCCTCAG tgttaaaGGTCCAGAGCTCATCAACATGTACGTGGGTCAGAGTGAGGAGAACATCAGAGAAG TGTTCTGCAGAGCGCGCTCAGCAGCTCCCTGTGTCGTCTTCTTTGacgagctggactctctggctccCAGCAGGGGGCGCAGCGGAGACTCAGGAGGGGTGATGGACAG GGTCGTGTCCCAGCTGCTGGCCGAGCTCGACGCTCTGCACTCGTCTGTCGGGGTTTTTGTGATCGGAGCCACAAACCGTCCAGACCTGCTGGACCAATCACTGCTGAGGCCCGGCAG GTTTGATAAGCTGGTCTACGTTGGAATGAGCGAGGACCGAGTCTCTCAGCTGCAGGTTCTGCAGGCCATCCTCAGAAA GTTCCAGCTGGACTCCGCCGTGGACCTGCAGGAGGTGCTGGACCGCTGCCCCGCTCACATGACCGGCGCTGACCTGTACGCGCTCTGTTCGGACGCCATGACGGCCGCCATCAAGAGGAAGATCTCGCTCATCGACGACG gtctgGACTCGGAGGACTCTCCCGTCCTCGTCTCCGTTGAGGATTTCTCTGCGGCGCTGGAAAACTTCAGGCCGTCTGTTTCCGACCAGGAGCTGCTGCGATACCGAAACATTCAACAGAAACTCTCTGCGAAGTAG